The following nucleotide sequence is from Syntrophorhabdaceae bacterium.
TCTTAACCTTGGTTATCGGATCATAAAGTATCTCGAACCGGGCGAGACTGTTCGTATAGGAAAACACGGATTGGAAGAACAACTTCCGGGAAAGATAAACAACCAGATCTGCGCCTTTCTCTGGATCTACACAGGATACCCTGCTTCGAGTTACGAGGGGATCAACGTTGAGCTTGTCCGTGAACGATCCGGGAGGTCCCTCGCGAAAAATGATGACGTGAAGGCCGATCTCGTTGCCGGGGTTCCTGATTCGGGGGTTGGCCATGCCGTCGGGTATGCCATGCAATCGGGGATTCCTTTTCGGAGACCCCTTGTGAAGTATACCCCTGGATACGGAAGGAGCTATACCCCACCTTCTCAGGAGATCCGGGACCTTGTGGCAAAGATGAAGCTCATTGCCGTCAAGGATATCATTGCCGATAACCGGCTGGTCCTCTGCGAAGACTCTATCGTACGCGGCACACAGCTTAAAAATTATACCCTGAAGAAGCTCTGGGAATCAGGGGCCAGGGAAGTCCATGTTCGTCCGGCCTGCCCTCCGCTTATGTTTCCCTGCAAATTTGCCCTCTCCACACGCTCCATTGATGAACTGGCTGCCCGGCGTGCCATACGTGCACTGGAAGGACGCGATACGGAAGAAATCGGGGATTACCTTGATGACCGGTCAGAGAAGTACCGGAAGATGGTGGACTGGATCGCGAAGGAGCTTGACGTGACAACGCTCCGGTATCAGCGGATCGACGACATGGTCGAAGCGATCGGCCTCCCCCGCGAGAAACTCTGCCTCCACTGCTGGATCGGGGATAAAAGCAGCTCATAGTTCATAGCTGATAGCCCATGGGAAATCCTAAATCCTAATATCGAAGCACTAAACAAATTCAAATGTTCAAAATTCAAAACGTGTTGAAAGGGTTTGAGAATTCAGCCTTAACCATCTTGACTGAAGTAATCGCCGAGCAATCCCCTGCTGTGCTCATCGTCGTGGCAGTAGACACAGAGGTTCTCCCAGTTGGAGCCGTCCGGGGGGTTGTTC
It contains:
- a CDS encoding amidophosphoribosyltransferase, which translates into the protein MSGIFGIVSKKNCASELLYGTDYHSHMGTEYGGMAVLGERFHRSIHDISKSQFKSKFFEDYKEMEGNMGIGVISDRDAQPLIIGSKFGTFAIVSAGLVDNTNELAGELLEQGETFGEMSSGGVNSVELIAKLINQGKTLIDGIERLYDRIMGSASILLMKEDGIYAVRDRLGRMPLVIGERNGDHVIATETCSFLNLGYRIIKYLEPGETVRIGKHGLEEQLPGKINNQICAFLWIYTGYPASSYEGINVELVRERSGRSLAKNDDVKADLVAGVPDSGVGHAVGYAMQSGIPFRRPLVKYTPGYGRSYTPPSQEIRDLVAKMKLIAVKDIIADNRLVLCEDSIVRGTQLKNYTLKKLWESGAREVHVRPACPPLMFPCKFALSTRSIDELAARRAIRALEGRDTEEIGDYLDDRSEKYRKMVDWIAKELDVTTLRYQRIDDMVEAIGLPREKLCLHCWIGDKSSS